The proteins below are encoded in one region of Triticum aestivum cultivar Chinese Spring chromosome 1B, IWGSC CS RefSeq v2.1, whole genome shotgun sequence:
- the LOC123122330 gene encoding katanin p80 WD40 repeat-containing subunit B1 homolog KTN80.4 isoform X2, with protein sequence MATKRAYKLQEFVAHASDVTCAKFGKRTLRTFITGGEDQKVNLWAVGKPSAVLSLSGHTSPVESLSFDSSEVMIGAGAATGTIKIWDIEEAKVVRTFTGHRSNCASLDSHPFGEFFASESSDTNMKIWDMRKKRCIHTYQGHTGRIDVLRFTPDGRWIVSGGADSSVKIWDLTAGKLLHDFRLHEGPINCLDFHPHEFLLATGSADKTVKFWDLETFELIGSSGPENCREYYMPASVVRSMTFNSDGKALFCGLHESLKVLSWEPIICHDAVDVGWSTLADLNVQEGKLLGCSYNQSCVGIWVVDLMKFDPYTVGSAEAFWNGTGNGPLQADNTISSMLGSLSISRRPEANETSSTLLKRPMSASKEASVPASSAVRKRLSKAPGINNLRLTRAESAPLLSPRVRLKPNSTDHQKRHIANVRFKVDLSTSARMIAGNSQASAAPTYIPRSNIFACSSEGSTFMPGVVPRHVSKVDAGSSLSEAAAAAIKPEQLLKGHLAVDHDKDVHRCVFQSKPITSKTPQRKFIRETSSDGDINCFGPLCTESVQSNKVDDWYDVCGFEETKSAVGRNPQFVNVNRTVVFGSSQLVESSESSIMQNRHLCASYQRSEYAPTSDGLRQSSFAGERIASANDDDLIADLMQNHQEFIHGVKLRLTKLELVYRCWQNNDIKGSVSAMRRMSDHAVTADIINVLIMEKSTKYITLDVCTSVLPLASNLLESGYDRHLNVALATILKLVKSFSASIFSTLSSAPPVGVDLEAEHRLERCSSCFQELEEINASLISLTRREGNVGRSARELSLLLQDIFKTPSRNAEISPFSFCT encoded by the exons AGCCTCTCAGGCCACACAAGTCCAGTTGAGTCACTGAGCTTTGATTCCTCTGAGGTTATGATAGGTGCCGGAGCAGCAACCGGAACAATAAAAATATGGGATATCGAGGAAGCAAAAG TTGTTCGAACTTTCACTGGGCATAGATCAAATTGCGCCTCTCTTGATTCCCACCCTTTTGGAGAATTTTTTGCGTCTGAGTCTTCAGATACAAACATGAAAATATGGGACATGCGGAAGAAGAGATGCATTCACACATACCAGGGTCATACCGGGAGGATTGATGTGCTTAGATTCACTCCTGATGGTCGGTGGATCGTTTCTGGTGGGGCTGATAGTTCTGTGAAG ATCTGGGATTTGACAGCTGGAAAGCTCTTGCATGACTTTAGGCTTCATGAAGGCCCAATTAACTGTTTAGATTTTCACCCCCACGAGTTCTTACTGGCCACAG GTTCAGCTGATAAAACTGTTAAATTTTGGGACCTTGAGACTTTTGAGTTGATTGGATCTTCTGGACCGGAG AATTGTCGGGAATACTATATGCCG GCTAGCGTAGTTCGTTCTATGACATTCAACAGTGATGGCAAAGCACTTTTTTGTGGATTACATGAAAGCTTGAAG GTTCTTTCATGGGAACCTATCATATGTCATGATGCAGTTGATGTTGGCTGGTCAACATTAGCAGATCTAAATGTACAAGAGGGAAAACTTCTTGGTTGCTCATATAACCAAAGTTGTGTGGGAATATGGGTTGTGGACTTGATG AAATTTGATCCATACACTGTCGGTAGTGCGGAAGCATTTTGGAATGGAACTGGTAATGGGCCATTACAAGCTGATAATACCATATCATCAATGCTGGGAAGTTTATCGATTTCCAGAAGACCAG AAGCCAATGAAACATCCAGTACATTGCTTAAGCGCCCGATGTCCGCGTCGAAAGAAGCTTCTGTACCAGCTTCTTCTGCAGTGAGGAAGAGATTATCAAAAGCACCTGGAATAAATAATCTTCGGCTGACAAGAGCTGAATCTGCACCTCTTCTTTCTCCTAGGGTTAGATTGAAGCCAAATTCTACTGACCACCAGAAGAGACACATAGCTAATGTTCGCTTCAAAGTGGATCTCTCAACAAGTGCCAGAATGATCGCTGGTAACTCACAGGCTTCTGCTGCTCCCACATATATACCTAGGTCCAATATATTTGCATGTAGTAGTGAAGGATCCACTTTCATGCCTGGTGTTGTCCCAAGGCATGTTTCTAAAGTGGATGCTGGTTCCAGTCTCAGTGAAGCTGCCGCTGCTGCCATAAAGCCTGAACAATTACTAAAAGGACATCTGGCTGTGGATCATGACAAAGATGTTCATCGTTGTGTATTTCAGTCAAAGCCAATTACTTCAAAAACTCCACAAAGGAAATTTATAAGAGAAACATCAAGTGATGGGGACATTAACTGTTTTGGGCCATTGTGCACTGAAAGTGTTCAGTCTAACAAAGTTGATGACTGGTATGATGTTTGtggtttcgaagaaacaaaatcaGCAGTTGGAAGGAATCCACAATTTGTGAATGTTAACAGAACAGTAGTGTTTGGATCGAGTCAACTGGTGGAATCAAGTGAGAGCAGCATAATGCAAAATC GACATTTATGTGCGAGTTACCAGAGAAGCGAGTACGCACCAACGTCAGATGGCTTG AGACAATCTTCATTTGCTGGAGAACGCATTGCATCGGCTAATGATGACGATCTTATAGCTGACCTAATGCAAAACCATCAAGAATTCATTCATGGCGTGAAGTTGCGGCTGACAAAACTAGAG CTTGTGTACCGCTGTTGGCAAAATAATGATATCAAGGGCTCTGTCAGTGCTATGCGAAGAATGTCGGATCATGCT GTTACTGCTGATATAATTAATGTTCTTATTATGGAAAAGAGTACCAAGTATATTACACTAGACGTTTGCACTTCTGTTTTACCTCTCGCCTCCAATCTTCTTGAAAGCGGATATGACAG ACATTTGAACGTTGCCTTGGCGACGATCCTTAAGCTTGTCAAAAGCTTCAGTGCATCAATATTTTCAACTTTGTCGTCTGCTCCACCAGTTGGTGTAGACCTCGAAGCAGAGCACCG GTTGGAACGCTGCAGTTCATGCTTTCAAGAGCTGGAAGAGATAAATGCAAGTCTCATCTCCCTGACAAG GCGAGAAGGCAATGTTGGGAGATCAGCACGGGAGCTGAGCCTCCTCCTTCAGGATATCTTCAAGACGCCAAGCAGAAATGCAGAAATTTCACCCTTTTCCTTTTGTACATGA
- the LOC123122330 gene encoding katanin p80 WD40 repeat-containing subunit B1 homolog KTN80.4 isoform X1 encodes MATKRAYKLQEFVAHASDVTCAKFGKRTLRTFITGGEDQKVNLWAVGKPSAVLSLSGHTSPVESLSFDSSEVMIGAGAATGTIKIWDIEEAKVVRTFTGHRSNCASLDSHPFGEFFASESSDTNMKIWDMRKKRCIHTYQGHTGRIDVLRFTPDGRWIVSGGADSSVKIWDLTAGKLLHDFRLHEGPINCLDFHPHEFLLATGSADKTVKFWDLETFELIGSSGPENCREYYMPASVVRSMTFNSDGKALFCGLHESLKVLSWEPIICHDAVDVGWSTLADLNVQEGKLLGCSYNQSCVGIWVVDLMKFDPYTVGSAEAFWNGTGNGPLQADNTISSMLGSLSISRRPEANETSSTLLKRPMSASKEASVPASSAVRKRLSKAPGINNLRLTRAESAPLLSPRVRLKPNSTDHQKRHIANVRFKVDLSTSARMIAGNSQASAAPTYIPRSNIFACSSEGSTFMPGVVPRHVSKVDAGSSLSEAAAAAIKPEQLLKGHLAVDHDKDVHRCVFQSKPITSKTPQRKFIRETSSDGDINCFGPLCTESVQSNKVDDWYDVCGFEETKSAVGRNPQFVNVNRTVVFGSSQLVESSESSIMQNRGTGHLCASYQRSEYAPTSDGLRQSSFAGERIASANDDDLIADLMQNHQEFIHGVKLRLTKLELVYRCWQNNDIKGSVSAMRRMSDHAVTADIINVLIMEKSTKYITLDVCTSVLPLASNLLESGYDRHLNVALATILKLVKSFSASIFSTLSSAPPVGVDLEAEHRLERCSSCFQELEEINASLISLTRREGNVGRSARELSLLLQDIFKTPSRNAEISPFSFCT; translated from the exons AGCCTCTCAGGCCACACAAGTCCAGTTGAGTCACTGAGCTTTGATTCCTCTGAGGTTATGATAGGTGCCGGAGCAGCAACCGGAACAATAAAAATATGGGATATCGAGGAAGCAAAAG TTGTTCGAACTTTCACTGGGCATAGATCAAATTGCGCCTCTCTTGATTCCCACCCTTTTGGAGAATTTTTTGCGTCTGAGTCTTCAGATACAAACATGAAAATATGGGACATGCGGAAGAAGAGATGCATTCACACATACCAGGGTCATACCGGGAGGATTGATGTGCTTAGATTCACTCCTGATGGTCGGTGGATCGTTTCTGGTGGGGCTGATAGTTCTGTGAAG ATCTGGGATTTGACAGCTGGAAAGCTCTTGCATGACTTTAGGCTTCATGAAGGCCCAATTAACTGTTTAGATTTTCACCCCCACGAGTTCTTACTGGCCACAG GTTCAGCTGATAAAACTGTTAAATTTTGGGACCTTGAGACTTTTGAGTTGATTGGATCTTCTGGACCGGAG AATTGTCGGGAATACTATATGCCG GCTAGCGTAGTTCGTTCTATGACATTCAACAGTGATGGCAAAGCACTTTTTTGTGGATTACATGAAAGCTTGAAG GTTCTTTCATGGGAACCTATCATATGTCATGATGCAGTTGATGTTGGCTGGTCAACATTAGCAGATCTAAATGTACAAGAGGGAAAACTTCTTGGTTGCTCATATAACCAAAGTTGTGTGGGAATATGGGTTGTGGACTTGATG AAATTTGATCCATACACTGTCGGTAGTGCGGAAGCATTTTGGAATGGAACTGGTAATGGGCCATTACAAGCTGATAATACCATATCATCAATGCTGGGAAGTTTATCGATTTCCAGAAGACCAG AAGCCAATGAAACATCCAGTACATTGCTTAAGCGCCCGATGTCCGCGTCGAAAGAAGCTTCTGTACCAGCTTCTTCTGCAGTGAGGAAGAGATTATCAAAAGCACCTGGAATAAATAATCTTCGGCTGACAAGAGCTGAATCTGCACCTCTTCTTTCTCCTAGGGTTAGATTGAAGCCAAATTCTACTGACCACCAGAAGAGACACATAGCTAATGTTCGCTTCAAAGTGGATCTCTCAACAAGTGCCAGAATGATCGCTGGTAACTCACAGGCTTCTGCTGCTCCCACATATATACCTAGGTCCAATATATTTGCATGTAGTAGTGAAGGATCCACTTTCATGCCTGGTGTTGTCCCAAGGCATGTTTCTAAAGTGGATGCTGGTTCCAGTCTCAGTGAAGCTGCCGCTGCTGCCATAAAGCCTGAACAATTACTAAAAGGACATCTGGCTGTGGATCATGACAAAGATGTTCATCGTTGTGTATTTCAGTCAAAGCCAATTACTTCAAAAACTCCACAAAGGAAATTTATAAGAGAAACATCAAGTGATGGGGACATTAACTGTTTTGGGCCATTGTGCACTGAAAGTGTTCAGTCTAACAAAGTTGATGACTGGTATGATGTTTGtggtttcgaagaaacaaaatcaGCAGTTGGAAGGAATCCACAATTTGTGAATGTTAACAGAACAGTAGTGTTTGGATCGAGTCAACTGGTGGAATCAAGTGAGAGCAGCATAATGCAAAATC GAGGAACAGGACATTTATGTGCGAGTTACCAGAGAAGCGAGTACGCACCAACGTCAGATGGCTTG AGACAATCTTCATTTGCTGGAGAACGCATTGCATCGGCTAATGATGACGATCTTATAGCTGACCTAATGCAAAACCATCAAGAATTCATTCATGGCGTGAAGTTGCGGCTGACAAAACTAGAG CTTGTGTACCGCTGTTGGCAAAATAATGATATCAAGGGCTCTGTCAGTGCTATGCGAAGAATGTCGGATCATGCT GTTACTGCTGATATAATTAATGTTCTTATTATGGAAAAGAGTACCAAGTATATTACACTAGACGTTTGCACTTCTGTTTTACCTCTCGCCTCCAATCTTCTTGAAAGCGGATATGACAG ACATTTGAACGTTGCCTTGGCGACGATCCTTAAGCTTGTCAAAAGCTTCAGTGCATCAATATTTTCAACTTTGTCGTCTGCTCCACCAGTTGGTGTAGACCTCGAAGCAGAGCACCG GTTGGAACGCTGCAGTTCATGCTTTCAAGAGCTGGAAGAGATAAATGCAAGTCTCATCTCCCTGACAAG GCGAGAAGGCAATGTTGGGAGATCAGCACGGGAGCTGAGCCTCCTCCTTCAGGATATCTTCAAGACGCCAAGCAGAAATGCAGAAATTTCACCCTTTTCCTTTTGTACATGA
- the LOC123122346 gene encoding E3 ubiquitin-protein ligase HAKAI homolog: protein MLQIRLSKIGSSDSGAAASGAAAGASGGAPAKSAATAAGGAPESVTVACPDHLVIADLAVAKSLGAVTNSAIAATRAIGRRSRRPLGERVHICSRCEFPIAIYGRLIPCEHAFCLACARSDSSCYLCDERIQKIQTVKMMEGIFICAAPMCLKSFLKKAEFMTHVPEAHANLLQTNTEKEEHNEPDAPNISRASGGDAQRQSQMPEISTARAPPRRGVSPTSSSHMQEREDRSRYHQSREREHTPLRPPMLSKPPSFHGRHYPPGDTQSENNTPQGFDRPYSWAHDGTPGATPLRQEPDHGTQDKQQVMPNSPFMFSPMHPHQQNFMMHMNMNQPLISNASFSYPVQQDGNPQYFSAPFQMQLQDAGSDQGSASVPEGLQRPWGMGLMGNPSQGGGGMAFMPAGFGMMPDSSMNPGMQGRDFQGQADRGDGRGVQEQLPMVMQMQMSLPPPPPTQPPSAGQQSFNRS, encoded by the exons ATGCTCCAGATACGCCTGAGCAAGATCGGCTCGTCGGACTCCGGGGCCGCGGCCTCTGGCGCGGCGGCTGGGGCGTCCGGTGGCGCCCCGGCGAAGTCCGCCGCCACGGCGGCTGGCGGTGCCCCGGAGTCGGTGACTGTGGCTTGCCCCGACCACCTGGTCATCGCGGACCTCGCCGTGGCGAAGAGCCTCGGCGCCGTTACAAACTCCGCCATCGCCGCGACGCGCGCCATCGGCCGTCGCTCTCGCCGGCCCCTCGGCGAACGCGTCCACATCTGCTCCCGCTGCGAGTTCCCCATCGCCATTTACGGCCGCCTC ATTCCTTGCGAACATGCATTCTGTTTAGCCTGTGCAAGAAGTGATTCCAGCTGCTATCT TTGTGATGAGCGCATTCAGAAGATTCAGACTGTGAAAATGATGGAAGGGATTTTTATCTGCGCTGCACCTATGTGCCTCAAGTCTTTCCTTAAGAAAGCGGAATTTATGACTCATGTACCTGAAGCTCATGCAAATCTCCTCCAAACTAACACGGAGAAGGAAGAACATAATGAACCAGATGCTCCTAACATCTCCCGTGCTTCTGGAGGAGATGCTCAAAGGCAATCTCAAATGCCTGAGATATCTACCGCACGTGCTCCTCCAAGGCGGGGTGTTTCACCCACTTCCAGTTCTCACATGCAAGAGCGTGAAGACCGATCTCGGTATCACCAGTCCAGGGAGAGGGAGCACACCCCACTAAGGCCCCCTATGCTAAGCAAACCGCCATCATTCCATGGTCGCCACTATCCACCAGGTGATACTCAGTCCGAAAACAACACACCTCAAGGATTTGACCGTCCCTACAGCTGGGCTCATGATGGTACACCTGGTGCAACTCCACTTCGCCAAGAACCTGACCATGGTACTCAAGACAAGCAGCAAGTGATGCCTAATTCGCCTTTCATGTTCTCTCCAATGCATCCTCATCAGCAAAACTTCATGATGCACATGAATATGAATCAGCCTTTAATCTCCAACGCATCATTCAGCTACCCTGTCCAACAAGATGGGAATCCGCAGTACTTCAGTGCTCCGTTCCAGATGCAACTGCAAGATGCCGGATCAGATCAAGGTTCAGCGTCGGTGCCTGAGGGGCTTCAGCGCCCATGGGGCATGGGGTTGATGGGCAATCCATCTCAGGGAGGTGGCGGCATGGCCTTCATGCCAGCTGGTTTCGGGATGATGCCAGACAGCTCGATGAATCCAGGCATGCAAGGTAGGGATTTCCAAGGCCAAGCTGACCGTGGCGACGGAAGGGGCGTCCAAGAACAGTTGCCTATGGTGATGCAAATGCAGATGTCGCTCCCCCCACCTCCCCCTACACAACCCCCGTCCGCTGGACAGCAGTCTTTCAACAGAAGTTGA